In the genome of Flavobacterium panacagri, one region contains:
- a CDS encoding ABC transporter ATP-binding protein, giving the protein MARFKENDLPKSKITATSLNKAKTIFTYAGHHKWKFFIGLIFLLLTGATALAFPKLMGMLVDCVKNKDNDQANTIALGLIVILFLQSFFSFFRLSLFVNFTENTLANLRLALYTNLVKLPMTFFSQKRVGELNSRISADITQIQDTLTSTIAEFLRQFILIIGGIILLATESFKLTLLMLAVVPLVAVAAVIFGRFIRKYSKQVQDQVAESQVIVEETMQGISIVKAFANEWYEIARYKGKIHDVVKLAIKGGKYRGYFASFIIFCLFGAIVAVVWYGVRLSIGGEMSVGQLISFVLYSTFVGASFGGIAELYAQIQKAIGATERVFELLDESPEKINPEYKGAQEKIKGNVSFKNVAFSYPTRQEVQVLKDVNFTAEFGQKIAIVGPSGAGKSTISSLLLRFYDITSGEITVDGKNIYDYDLENLRGNMSIVPQDVILFGGTIKENIAYGKPDATDEEIMQAAKQANAFNFVDGFPEKFETLVGERGVKLSGGQRQRIAIARALLKNPSILILDEATSSLDSESEKLVQEALEVLMEGRTSIIIAHRLSTIRNADKILVLDNGRISEEGTHQELINLENGIYKNLSNLQFSNS; this is encoded by the coding sequence ATGGCACGATTTAAAGAAAATGATTTGCCTAAATCAAAAATAACGGCTACTTCACTTAATAAAGCAAAAACAATTTTTACGTACGCAGGACATCACAAATGGAAATTCTTCATTGGATTGATCTTTCTGCTTTTAACAGGAGCTACTGCCCTTGCCTTTCCTAAGTTGATGGGAATGCTGGTAGATTGCGTAAAAAACAAAGATAACGATCAAGCCAATACAATTGCTTTAGGTTTAATTGTAATTCTGTTTCTACAATCTTTCTTCTCATTCTTCAGATTATCATTATTCGTAAACTTTACCGAAAATACACTGGCAAATTTACGCTTGGCTTTATATACTAATTTAGTTAAACTGCCAATGACTTTCTTTTCTCAAAAAAGAGTTGGTGAATTAAACAGTAGAATTAGTGCAGACATTACACAGATTCAAGATACTTTAACTTCGACTATAGCGGAGTTTTTACGTCAGTTTATCTTAATTATTGGCGGTATCATACTTTTAGCTACAGAAAGTTTTAAACTTACTTTATTAATGCTTGCTGTAGTACCTCTAGTAGCTGTTGCGGCTGTAATTTTTGGAAGATTCATTAGAAAGTATTCCAAACAAGTACAAGATCAGGTTGCCGAAAGTCAAGTAATTGTGGAAGAAACCATGCAGGGAATTAGTATCGTAAAAGCTTTTGCAAACGAATGGTACGAAATTGCACGTTATAAAGGAAAAATTCATGATGTTGTAAAACTGGCTATTAAAGGTGGGAAATACCGTGGTTATTTTGCTTCATTTATCATTTTCTGTTTATTTGGAGCTATTGTTGCCGTTGTTTGGTACGGAGTTCGTTTAAGTATTGGAGGAGAAATGAGTGTTGGACAATTAATTTCATTTGTATTGTATTCTACCTTTGTTGGAGCTTCTTTTGGAGGAATTGCCGAATTATATGCTCAAATTCAAAAAGCGATCGGAGCTACTGAAAGAGTGTTTGAATTGCTAGACGAAAGTCCAGAAAAAATCAATCCAGAATATAAAGGAGCCCAAGAAAAAATAAAAGGAAATGTGAGTTTCAAAAATGTTGCTTTTAGCTATCCAACCCGTCAAGAAGTTCAAGTTTTAAAAGATGTTAATTTTACTGCCGAATTTGGTCAGAAAATTGCAATTGTTGGGCCAAGTGGTGCTGGAAAATCGACTATATCTTCGCTCCTGCTTCGTTTTTATGATATTACTTCAGGGGAAATCACGGTCGATGGCAAAAACATCTATGATTACGATTTAGAAAACCTTCGAGGAAATATGAGTATTGTTCCTCAAGATGTAATTTTGTTTGGTGGAACTATTAAAGAAAATATAGCCTACGGAAAACCAGATGCAACCGACGAAGAAATTATGCAAGCAGCTAAACAAGCAAACGCTTTCAATTTTGTTGATGGTTTCCCTGAGAAATTCGAAACTTTAGTTGGGGAGCGCGGTGTAAAATTATCAGGCGGACAGCGTCAGCGTATTGCAATCGCAAGAGCTTTATTGAAAAACCCAAGTATTTTGATTTTGGATGAAGCAACATCCTCTTTAGACAGTGAAAGCGAAAAGCTGGTTCAGGAAGCTTTAGAAGTTTTAATGGAAGGAAGAACAAGTATTATCATTGCTCACAGACTTTCAACCATTAGAAATGCTGATAAAATATTAGTTCTCGATAACGGAAGAATCTCTGAAGAAGGTACACATCAGGAATTAATAAACCTAGAAAACGGAATTTATAAAAACTTGAGCAATTTGCAGTTTAGTAACTCTTAA
- a CDS encoding proline dehydrogenase family protein produces MEKIFDNTQVAFSLKSDTELDRAYFLFKMIDSEPLVRIGTAVTNFAIKAHLPVEGLIRATVFDHFCGGVNENDCLTVVDKMFTKGVSSVLDYSVEGKEEEEQFDAALAMTLRTVEFAKERLAIPFAVFKPTGLGRFELYEKLGEKQTLSPDEHAEWDRVVARFDKICSEAHKKDVALLIDGEESWMQDAADELVTDMMRKYNKEKAIVFNTLQMYRWDRLDYLKGLHEIAKKEGFYIGMKLVRGAYMEKENKRAEEKGYVSPICVSKQATDDNYDAAVQYMADHLETMSIFAGTHNELSSYKLMEILAQKEIAKNDNRIWFGQLYGMSDNISYNLAENGYNVAKYLPFGPVKDVMPYLIRRAEENTSVAGQTSRELSMIKAERKRRKGKE; encoded by the coding sequence ATGGAAAAAATATTCGATAACACTCAAGTTGCATTCTCGCTTAAAAGTGACACAGAACTTGATAGAGCTTATTTTCTTTTTAAAATGATTGACAGCGAACCTTTAGTTCGAATTGGTACTGCTGTTACTAATTTTGCTATAAAGGCACATCTTCCTGTTGAAGGATTAATTCGTGCTACTGTTTTTGATCACTTTTGCGGTGGTGTAAACGAAAACGACTGTTTAACTGTAGTAGATAAAATGTTTACGAAAGGAGTTTCATCTGTACTAGATTATTCAGTTGAAGGAAAAGAAGAAGAAGAACAGTTTGATGCAGCTCTTGCAATGACATTAAGAACTGTTGAGTTTGCAAAAGAGCGTCTTGCTATTCCATTTGCAGTTTTTAAACCAACAGGTTTAGGGCGTTTTGAATTATATGAAAAATTAGGAGAGAAACAAACTTTGTCACCAGATGAACATGCAGAGTGGGATAGAGTAGTGGCTCGTTTTGATAAAATATGTAGTGAAGCTCATAAAAAAGATGTGGCGTTATTGATTGATGGCGAAGAAAGCTGGATGCAGGATGCTGCCGATGAATTAGTTACAGATATGATGCGTAAATACAATAAAGAGAAAGCAATTGTATTTAATACTTTACAGATGTACCGTTGGGATCGTTTAGATTATTTAAAAGGTTTACATGAAATTGCAAAAAAAGAAGGCTTTTATATTGGAATGAAATTGGTTCGTGGTGCTTACATGGAGAAAGAAAACAAAAGAGCAGAAGAAAAAGGATATGTTTCTCCAATCTGTGTTTCTAAACAAGCTACAGATGATAATTATGATGCGGCTGTACAATATATGGCAGATCATTTGGAAACGATGTCAATTTTCGCAGGAACTCACAACGAATTAAGTTCTTATAAATTGATGGAAATTTTAGCTCAAAAAGAAATTGCTAAAAACGATAATCGTATATGGTTTGGGCAATTATACGGAATGAGCGATAATATCAGCTATAACTTAGCAGAAAACGGTTATAACGTGGCAAAATATTTACCATTTGGTCCTGTAAAAGATGTTATGCCATACTTGATTCGTCGTGCTGAAGAAAATACTTCGGTTGCTGGCCAAACAAGCCGTGAATTGTCTATGATTAAGGCAGAACGTAAACGTAGAAAAGGAAAAGAATAG
- the aroB gene encoding 3-dehydroquinate synthase yields the protein MNSIQANNYLVHFNQNAYEALNKHLRENKYSNIFIIVDDQTNEYCLPKFIPHLETELAIEIIEFEAGEANKNIETCIEIWNILTELGGDRKSLVINVGGGVVTDLGGFVASTFKRGVDFINVPTTLLSMVDASVGGKTGVDLGNLKNQIGVINVPQMVLIDTEYLETLPQTEMRSGLAEMLKHGLIYDAPYWRQFSDLKSIVFDELDQLIYRSVEIKNEIVIQDPTEKNIRKALNFGHTLGHAIESYFLESEDKTTLLHGEAIAVGMILESYISLQKNLITEQEYREIKTIIKGIYDDVIFEENDIDPILELLIHDKKNEYGTIQFALIEGIGKIKINQSVENKSILDAFQDYKS from the coding sequence ATGAACTCTATTCAAGCCAATAACTACCTCGTACATTTTAACCAAAATGCTTACGAAGCTTTAAATAAACATTTAAGAGAAAATAAATATTCTAATATATTTATAATCGTCGATGATCAAACCAATGAATATTGTCTTCCTAAATTTATTCCGCATTTAGAAACAGAATTGGCTATTGAAATTATAGAGTTTGAAGCTGGTGAGGCCAATAAAAATATTGAGACTTGTATCGAGATTTGGAATATTTTAACAGAACTTGGAGGCGATAGAAAATCGCTTGTAATTAATGTTGGTGGTGGTGTAGTTACAGATTTAGGAGGTTTTGTCGCTTCTACTTTTAAAAGAGGTGTTGATTTTATTAACGTGCCTACTACTTTATTATCTATGGTAGATGCCTCTGTTGGAGGAAAAACAGGAGTTGACTTAGGAAATCTTAAAAACCAGATAGGCGTTATCAATGTGCCGCAGATGGTTTTAATCGATACAGAATATCTTGAAACTTTACCGCAAACTGAAATGCGCTCTGGATTGGCTGAAATGCTGAAGCACGGTTTGATTTATGATGCACCTTATTGGAGACAATTTTCTGATTTAAAATCTATTGTTTTTGACGAATTAGATCAATTGATTTATCGTTCAGTTGAAATTAAAAATGAAATTGTTATTCAGGATCCAACAGAGAAAAATATTCGTAAGGCATTGAATTTTGGGCATACTTTAGGACATGCTATCGAAAGTTACTTCTTAGAAAGTGAAGATAAAACAACTTTGCTGCATGGAGAAGCAATTGCTGTGGGAATGATTTTAGAAAGTTATATTTCATTGCAAAAAAATCTAATTACAGAACAAGAATACAGAGAAATAAAAACGATCATCAAAGGCATTTATGATGATGTCATTTTTGAAGAAAATGATATCGATCCAATCTTAGAATTGCTTATTCATGACAAAAAAAATGAATACGGCACGATTCAATTTGCATTAATTGAAGGAATCGGAAAGATAAAAATTAACCAATCCGTTGAAAATAAATCAATTCTAGACGCGTTTCAAGATTATAAATCTTAA
- a CDS encoding arginine decarboxylase, protein MNTKYSDLINQTYYFPQEEFKLNKDNLLFHNIDLMKLVEQYGTPLKFTYLPQISENINKAKAWFRKSMEKNKYEAKYYYCYCTKSSHFEYIMNEAFKNNIHIETSSAFDVNIVENLLENGKINKSTYVICNGFKRDEYISNIARLINNGHKNTIPIIDNYEELDLLQAEIKGKFKIGIRIAAEEEPKFEFYTSRLGIGYKNIVSFYKKQIQENDKLELKMLHFFINTGINDTSYYWNELVKCIKVYIALKKECPTLDGLNIGGGFPIKNSLAFEYDYQYMIDEIINQIKIACDEAEVDVPNIFTEFGSFTVGESGGAIYQILYQKQQNDREKWNMIDSSFITTLPDTWAINKRFIMLAVNRWNDTYERVLLGGLTCDSDDYYNSEQNMNAIYLPKYNKEKPLYIGFFNTGAYQETIGGYGGLHHCLIPQPKHILIDRDENGILATEVFSEQQTSDDVLKILGYKKKL, encoded by the coding sequence ATGAATACGAAATATTCTGATCTAATAAACCAAACATACTACTTCCCTCAAGAGGAATTTAAACTTAATAAAGACAACCTTTTGTTTCACAATATCGATTTAATGAAATTGGTTGAACAATATGGTACTCCATTAAAGTTTACTTATTTGCCTCAGATTTCTGAAAATATCAACAAAGCAAAAGCTTGGTTCAGAAAATCAATGGAAAAGAACAAGTACGAAGCAAAATACTACTATTGTTACTGTACAAAAAGTTCTCATTTTGAATATATTATGAATGAGGCTTTCAAAAACAATATCCATATCGAAACTTCATCTGCTTTTGATGTTAATATTGTGGAAAATTTATTAGAAAACGGAAAAATAAACAAAAGTACTTATGTAATTTGTAACGGTTTCAAAAGAGACGAATACATTAGTAATATTGCTAGATTAATCAATAATGGACATAAAAACACTATTCCAATTATTGATAATTATGAAGAATTAGATTTACTTCAGGCGGAGATTAAAGGGAAATTCAAAATCGGAATCCGTATTGCCGCTGAAGAAGAACCGAAGTTCGAGTTTTATACTTCTAGATTAGGAATTGGTTATAAAAACATTGTTTCTTTCTATAAAAAACAAATTCAGGAGAATGATAAATTAGAGCTTAAAATGCTTCACTTTTTCATTAATACTGGAATTAATGATACATCATATTACTGGAATGAGCTTGTAAAATGTATTAAAGTATACATTGCTCTTAAAAAAGAATGCCCTACTCTTGACGGTTTGAACATTGGCGGTGGTTTTCCAATTAAAAACTCACTAGCCTTTGAATATGATTATCAATATATGATTGATGAAATCATCAATCAGATAAAAATTGCTTGTGATGAAGCTGAAGTTGATGTTCCAAATATATTTACGGAATTTGGATCCTTTACTGTAGGCGAAAGCGGTGGTGCAATCTATCAGATTTTGTATCAAAAACAACAAAATGATAGAGAAAAATGGAATATGATCGATTCATCTTTCATTACCACTTTACCAGATACTTGGGCTATAAACAAACGTTTTATCATGCTGGCGGTAAACCGCTGGAATGATACTTACGAACGGGTTCTGTTAGGAGGTCTGACTTGTGATAGTGACGACTATTATAATTCTGAACAAAATATGAATGCCATTTATCTTCCTAAGTATAATAAAGAAAAACCACTATATATTGGATTCTTTAATACTGGCGCTTATCAAGAGACAATTGGAGGATACGGCGGTTTACACCACTGTTTAATCCCGCAACCAAAACATATTCTAATTGACAGAGACGAAAACGGAATTCTAGCTACCGAGGTTTTCTCAGAACAACAGACTTCTGATGACGTTTTAAAGATTTTAGGATATAAAAAAAAGTTGTAA